GGCCAGGTAACTAACCAAGCAGCAGTCAACGGCCTTGCAAGGAACCCATCAAATACTCCGGTATCCGATGACTCACACCCAACCTCTACCACAGCGGATGGCGATACAGTTGTGGTTATCTGCCAGAGCGCGGACATCGCGATCGTAAAATCGAGCGATCAAGTACCGGGCAACAACGGATGCGTTGACCTAGCGGAAGGCGATGTTATCACCTATACCTTTACAGTGACCAACGAGGGCAATGTTTCCATAGACAATGTAGTTGTGGCCGATCCATTGGTAGGCCTTTCTGCAATCACTGGCCCAACGGGCGACACCGGTTCAGACGGTATCCTTGGACTTGATGAGATTTGGGAATACACGGCGACCTATACCGTAACGCAGTCAGATGTTGACGCTGGCCAGGTAACTAACCAAGCAGCAGTCAACGGCCTTGCAAGGAACCCATCAAATACTCCGGTATCCGATGACTCACACCCAACCTCTACCACAGCGGATGGCGATACAGTTGTGGTTATCTGCCAGAGCGCGGACATCGCGATCGTAAAATCGAGCGATCAAGTACCGGGCAACAACGGATGCGTTGACCTAGCGGAAGGCGATGTTATCACCTATACCTTTACAGTGACCAACGAGGGCAATGTTTCCATAGACAATGTAGTTGTGGCCGATCCATTGGTAGGCCTTTCTGCAATCACTGGCCCAACGGGCGACACCGGTTCAGACGGTATCCTTGGACTTGATGAGATTTGGGAATACACGGCGACCTATACCGTAACGCAGTCAGATGTTGACGCTGGCCAGGTAACTAACCAAGCAGCAGTCAACGGCCTTGCAATGAACCCATCAAATACTCCGGTATCCGATGACTCACACCCAACCTCTACCACAGCGGATGGCGATACAGTTGTGGTTATCTGCCAGAGCGCGGACATCGCGATCGTAAAATCGAGCGATCAAGTACCGGGCAACAACGGATGCGTTGACCTAGCGGAAGGCGATGTTATCACCTATACCTTTACAGTGACCAACGAGGGCAATGTTTCCATAGACAATGTAGTTGTGGCCGATCCATTGGTAGGCCTTTCTGCAATCACTGGCCCAACGGGCGACACCGGTTCAGACGGTATCCTTGGACTTGATGAGATTTGGGAATACACGGCGACCTATACCGTAACGCAGTCAGATGTTGACGCTGGCCAGGTAACTAACCAAGCAGCAGTCAACGGCCTTGCAATGAACCCATCAAATACTCCGGTATCCGATGACTCACACCCAACCTCTACCACAGCGGATGGCGATACAGTTGTGGTTATCTGCCAGAGCGCGGACATCGCGATCGTAAAATCGAGCGATCAAGTACCGGGCAACAACGGATGCGTTGACCTAGCGGAAGGCGATGTTATCACCTATACCTTTACAGTGACCAACGAGGGCAATGTTTCCATAGACAATGTAGTTGTGGCCGATCCATTGGTAGGCCTTTCTGCAATCACTGGCCCAACGGGCGACACCGGTTCAGACGGTATCCTTGGACTTGATGAGATTTGGGAATACACGGCGACCTATACCGTAACGCAGTCAGATGTTGACGCTGGCCAGGTAACTAACCAAGCAGCAGTCAACGGCCTTGCAAGGAACCCATCAAATACTCCGGTATCCGATGACTCACACCCAACCTCTACCACAGCGGATGGCGATACAGTTGTGGTTATCTGCCAGAGCGCGGACATCGCGATCGTAAAATCGAGCGATCAAGTACCGGGCAACAACGGATGCGTTGACCTAGCGGAAGGCGATGTTATCACCTATACCTTTACAGTGACCAACGAGGGCAATGTTTCCATAGACAATGTAGTTGTGGCCGATCCATTGGTAGGCCTTTCTGCAATCACTGGCCCAACGGGCGACACCGGTTCAGACGGTATCCTTGGACTTGATGAGATTTGGGAATACACGGCGACCTATACCGTAACGCAGTCAGATGTTGACGCTGGCCAGGTAACTAACCAAGCAGCAGTCAACGGCCTTGCAAGGAACCCATCAAATACTCCGGTATCCGATGACTCACACCCAACCTCTACCACAGCGGATGGCGATACAGTTGTGGTTATCTGCCAGAGCGCGGACATCGCGATCGTAAAATCGAGCGATCAAGTACCGGGCAACAACGGATGCGTTGACCTAGCGGAAGGCGATGTTATCACCTATACCTTTACAGTGACCAACGAGGGCAATGTTTCCATAGACAATGTAGTTGTGGCCGATCCATTGGTAGGCCTTTCTGCAATCACTGGCCCAACGGGCGACACCGGTTCAGACGGTATCCTTGGACTTGATGAGATTTGGGAATACACGGCGACCTATACCGTAACGCAGTCAGATGTTGACGCTGGCCAGGTAACTAACCAAGCAGCAGTCAACGGCCTTGCAATGAACCCATCAAATACTCCGGTATCCGATGACTCACACCCAACCTCTACCACAGCGGATGGCGATACAGTTGTGGTTATCTGCCAGAGCGCGGACATCGCGATCGTAAAATCGAGCGATCAAGTACCGGGCAACAACGGATGCGTTGACCTAGCGGAAGGCGATGTTATCACCTATACCTTTACAGTGACCAACGAGGGCAATGTTTCCATAGACAATGTAGTTGTGGCCGATCCATTGGTAGGCCTTTCTGCAATCACTGGCCCAACGGGCGACACCGGTTCAGACGGTATCCTTGGACTTGATGAGATTTGGGAATACACGGCGACCTATACCGTAACGCAGTCAGATGTTGACGCTGGCCAGGTAACTAACCAAGCAGCAGTCAACGGCCTTGCAATGAACCCATCAAATACTCCGGTATCCGATGACTCACACCCAACCTCTACCACAGCGGATGGCGATACAGTTGTGGTTATCTGCCAGAACCCAGTTATCGCGATCGTTAAGACGGGTGTGTTCAATGACGTTGACGGCAACCAGTGCGCCGATGCGGGCATCGATACTATAACCTATACGTTCACGGTTACCAATGAAGGAAACGTGAGCCTATCGGGCATAACAGTGACCGACCCATTGCTGCAGGCGCCGAACCCAATAGTGGACATCGTGTTCCAGGGTGGCGATACCGATGGCGACAATGAGCTTGACGTGACCGAGACCTGGACCTACACGGCCACCTCGTATACCATCACACAGGATGATATCGATACGGGCAGCGTGACCAACCAGGCAACCGTGACGGGCACTGCACCAGACCAGACCACGGTAGAGGATCTATCGGGAACAGATGTGACCAACGATAACGAGACCGTTATCGAGCTGTGCCAGAACCCAGTTATCGCAATCGTGAAAACTGGAATCTTCAATGATGAGAACCAAAATGATTGTGCAGATGTGGATGAGACTATCAGCTACACTTTCACAGTAACAAATGAAGGGAATGTGAGCTTGAGTAATGTAACCGTAACCGATCCATTGATTGCTACAATCACTGGCCCCACAGGTGACACTGATAGTGATGGCGAGCTTGACGTTACTGAAACTTGGGTATTTACTGGAACTTATGTAATAACACAAGACGATATTGATCTTGGATTAGTGAAAAACCAAGCTACAGCTGAGGGTACAGCACCTGATGCTACAGTGGTGAGCGACTTATCGGACGAGAGTAGTGTTCTTGAAGATGATCCAACAATTGTTGAACTGTGTCAAGATCCTGCTATTGCAATCGTGAAAACTGGAATCTTCAATGATGAGAACCAAAATGATTGTGCAGATGTGGATGAGACTATCAGCTACACTTTCACTGTTACCAATGAAGGAAACGTGAGTCTAAGTTCTGTTGAAGTGACTGATCCATTATTAGGAGGACCAATTGCAGGACCAGATAGTGGCGACACTGATGGTGATGGAGAGCTTGATGTTACTGAAACTTGGATTTACACAGGTAATTATTCAATAACGCAAGATGATATAGATGCGGGTCAGGTAGTTAACCAAGCTACAGCAAAAGGTAATGATCCAATGGGCAATCCTGTTTCTGATCTTTCAGATGAAAGTAGTGTTCTTGAAGATGATCCAACAATTGTTGAACTGTGTCAAAATCCTGCCATTGCAATAGTTAAAACTGGAATCTTCAATGATGAGAACCAGAATAACTGTGCAGATGTGGATGAAACTATTAGCTATACATTTACTGTTACCAATGAAGGTAATGTGAACCTAAGTAATGTAACTTTAACGGATCCATTGATTGCTACAATCACTGGTCCAACAGGAGACACTGACGGAGACGGAGAACTTGATGTTACTGAAACTTGGGTATATACAGGAAATTATGCAATCACACAGGTTGATATAGACGCTGGCGAAGTAATTAACCAAGCTACAGCGGAAGGTACTGCTACTGATGCTACTGTTGTAACGGACCTTTCTGATGAAAGTAGTGTGCTTGAGGACGATCCTACTATAATTGAACTATGCCAAAACCCAGTAATAGCTCTTATTAAAACTGGAGTTGTTGATGATACAAATGGAAATGGTTGTGCAGATGTAGGTGAGACTATTGAATATAGCTTCACAGTATTCAACCTTGGTAACGTTACATTATCAAATATAACCGTAACAGACCCATTGGTGAGTGTAATAGGAGGACCAATAACATTGGCCCCAGGTATTACTGACGGAACATCTTTTACAGCTTCTTATACAATTACACAAGCTGACATAGATGCTGGATTTGTTGAAAACCAAGCTACAGCAACAGGTACTGATCCTTCTGGAAATTCCGTAAGTGATCTATCTGATGATAATAGTGAGGTTGAAAATGATCCAACTATTACTGAACTTTGCCAGAACCCTGCAATAGCATTGATAAAAGTGGGAGTTCCAAATGATGAAAATGGTGATGGCTGCGCAGATCTTGGTGAAACTATTCTCTACACCTTCAGTGTTAAGAATACAGGAAATGTTGCATTGACCAACATAATAATAACAGATCCATTAGTGACTGTTGTTGGTGGACCGATTGATTTGATCGCAGGAGAAGAGGATACAACAACCTTTACCGCTGTATATACAATCACTCAAGCTGATGTTGATGCAGGCCTTGTGGAAAACCAAGCTACTGCAGAAGGTATTGCTCCTAACGGGGATGTGGTAACAGATCTGTCTGACAATAATAGTTATACAGAAGATGACCCAACCATAGTAGATGTTTGTAACGTAGTTTCAAACCCTTCGATTTCACTTGAAAAAACAGGTGTGTTCAACGATGAGGATGGAAATGGTTCGGCAAATGTTGGAGAAACAATATCATATACATTTACCGTAACCAATACTGGAGATGTGACTTTGTACAATATTGTTATTACGGATCCATTACCCGGTATTGAAATCTTCGGAGGACCAATTGCAGAATTGGAGCCAGGTGAGGTAGACAGTACTACATTTACAGCAACCTATACTATCAACGATCAAGATATAGGAAATGGTGAAGTAGTGAACCAAGCTACCGTAACTGGAGAAGATAGTGAAGGAACTATCGTTGAAGATGAGTCTGATGATCCAACAGATTTAACCAATACCGATAATAACGGTGATGGTGAACCTGATGATCCAACAGTTGTAACACTTCCTTTCGTATTGGATACAACCTTTGAAATATTCAACGGTATTACACCGAACGGAGATGGACTTAACGATTATTTCCAAATAGTTGGAATTGAGAACTGGCCAAATAATAACGTGAAGATATTCAACCGATGGGGCGTACTCGTCTTTGAAACTAACGGTTACGGCGGCTCAGATGGTAAACAGAATGTTTTCAGGGGTATTTCTGAAGGACGTGTAACTGTTCAACAGAACGAAGAACTGCCAACAGGAACATACTTCTATATTCTTACCTTCCCGGCAGATAATCCAGGCAAGGCAGATTATACAGGTTACTTATATATTAACAGATAGAAAATCAAAAAAATTCCTGGGAGGAAATTCCCTCCCAGGATTAAAATACATAACTATGAAACACAGTTATCTAACGCTACTAATTTTGATTTTACTTGGCACGTTTTCAAGTAAAGCGCAGCAGGATCCACAGT
The Aequorivita iocasae genome window above contains:
- a CDS encoding DUF7507 domain-containing protein, yielding MFKIITKLFASDKRFLIGLILIVCLSSQGYSQVKESSDGEQVILPYSQEYLDQYNANLDKKAAEYNSTFRSRSKAEAFNNAQRGGTVGACNLITCGSFEKTDVNGGTFRTAVGGTNGQYQADARYTCWNDDGTVDWSEGQYISYSTTNSNVLYPAIIEPSTFDGGGFAIFSYQNEAIRQTLNVVPNTIYTVCFEIAVIPRYNTVNSNNQGGGVIEYAPNLQFGVRNGAVQISDPLTYTHNDLVQHPLSDFPTRLSFATNGNNGNQNPGGWTEINPYWENRCITFRSGNSATSVEVFYKTGNPGRSVVLVDGLRLSVEGYANAPTLSLTEKTYCVPTQVQLDSFVTSTTPPGAQLRWSANSDLSNPLAVNPTVTTPGIWYAFYFNPTLGCTSPSRKLTLTNTDLNSSYTKVNVTCFGGNNGSIDLSVTGGSGTYTYAWTASNGGSGLNPTAQDQSGLTAGTYNVTVNDGTCTTLETIVINQPNQINVDAGNYGPLCDRINPITLTGTPTDSNGTWTGIGVTNNGNGTASFNPTGLSGTITVTYSYTNGSGCSNSDTADIVINTTPLVDDPSDVTACDSYTLPALTHGNYFTGSEGTGTALSAGYIVETTQTIYVYAETGTTPNCTAENSFLVTINDTPLVDDPSDVTACDSYTLPALTHGNYFTGSGGTGTALSAGYIVETTQTIYVYAETGTTPNCTAENSFLVTINDTPLVDDPSDVTACDSYTLPALTHGNYFTGSGGTGTALSAGYIVETTQTIYVYAETGTTPNCTAENSFLVTINDTPLVDDPSDVTACDSYTLPALTHGNYFTGSGGTGTALSAGYIVETTQTIYVYAETGTTPNCTAENSFLVTINNCGIQLEKIASPNNSQGCTPIAPGESITYTFNVSNPVGNAPINNVELRDPLIDPTNNPLPGPVSGDTSNPGVLDAGETWVYTASFIITQQDIINGQVQNTATVNGLVQTTGNPYPVSTSDSVTVNLCQNAEISIVKSSVSATGDCINFEVDDTIDYKFVVTNEGDVDITDVIVNDTKLGGVIAGPAMGDVNLDGILNVGEVWTYNASYTITQFDIDFGSVVNIATVEGDTALGHRDATSNTVTVLICQSADIAIVKSSDQVPGNNGCVDLAEGDVITYTFTVTNEGNVSIDNVVVADPLVGLSAITGPTGDTGSDGILGLDEIWEYTATYTVTQSDVDAGQVTNQAAVNGLAMNPSNTPVSDDSHPTSTTADGDTVVVICQSADIAIVKSSDQVPGNNGCVDLAEGDVITYTFTVTNEGNVSIDNVVVADPLVGLSAITGPTGDTGSDGILGLDEIWEYTATYTVTQSDVDAGQVTNQAAVNGLARNPSNTPVSDDSHPTSTTADGDTVVVICQSADIAIVKSSDQVPGNNGCVDLAEGDVITYTFTVTNEGNVSIDNVVVADPLVGLSAITGPTGDTGSDGILGLDEIWEYTATYTVTQSDVDAGQVTNQAAVNGLARNPSNTPVSDDSHPTSTTADGDTVVVICQSADIAIVKSSDQVPGNNGCVDLAEGDVITYTFTVTNEGNVSIDNVVVADPLVGLSAITGPTGDTGSDGILGLDEIWEYTATYTVTQSDVDAGQVTNQAAVNGLAMNPSNTPVSDDSHPTSTTADGDTVVVICQSADIAIVKSSDQVPGNNGCVDLAEGDVITYTFTVTNEGNVSIDNVVVADPLVGLSAITGPTGDTGSDGILGLDEIWEYTATYTVTQSDVDAGQVTNQAAVNGLAMNPSNTPVSDDSHPTSTTADGDTVVVICQSADIAIVKSSDQVPGNNGCVDLAEGDVITYTFTVTNEGNVSIDNVVVADPLVGLSAITGPTGDTGSDGILGLDEIWEYTATYTVTQSDVDAGQVTNQAAVNGLARNPSNTPVSDDSHPTSTTADGDTVVVICQSADIAIVKSSDQVPGNNGCVDLAEGDVITYTFTVTNEGNVSIDNVVVADPLVGLSAITGPTGDTGSDGILGLDEIWEYTATYTVTQSDVDAGQVTNQAAVNGLARNPSNTPVSDDSHPTSTTADGDTVVVICQSADIAIVKSSDQVPGNNGCVDLAEGDVITYTFTVTNEGNVSIDNVVVADPLVGLSAITGPTGDTGSDGILGLDEIWEYTATYTVTQSDVDAGQVTNQAAVNGLAMNPSNTPVSDDSHPTSTTADGDTVVVICQSADIAIVKSSDQVPGNNGCVDLAEGDVITYTFTVTNEGNVSIDNVVVADPLVGLSAITGPTGDTGSDGILGLDEIWEYTATYTVTQSDVDAGQVTNQAAVNGLAMNPSNTPVSDDSHPTSTTADGDTVVVICQNPVIAIVKTGVFNDVDGNQCADAGIDTITYTFTVTNEGNVSLSGITVTDPLLQAPNPIVDIVFQGGDTDGDNELDVTETWTYTATSYTITQDDIDTGSVTNQATVTGTAPDQTTVEDLSGTDVTNDNETVIELCQNPVIAIVKTGIFNDENQNDCADVDETISYTFTVTNEGNVSLSNVTVTDPLIATITGPTGDTDSDGELDVTETWVFTGTYVITQDDIDLGLVKNQATAEGTAPDATVVSDLSDESSVLEDDPTIVELCQDPAIAIVKTGIFNDENQNDCADVDETISYTFTVTNEGNVSLSSVEVTDPLLGGPIAGPDSGDTDGDGELDVTETWIYTGNYSITQDDIDAGQVVNQATAKGNDPMGNPVSDLSDESSVLEDDPTIVELCQNPAIAIVKTGIFNDENQNNCADVDETISYTFTVTNEGNVNLSNVTLTDPLIATITGPTGDTDGDGELDVTETWVYTGNYAITQVDIDAGEVINQATAEGTATDATVVTDLSDESSVLEDDPTIIELCQNPVIALIKTGVVDDTNGNGCADVGETIEYSFTVFNLGNVTLSNITVTDPLVSVIGGPITLAPGITDGTSFTASYTITQADIDAGFVENQATATGTDPSGNSVSDLSDDNSEVENDPTITELCQNPAIALIKVGVPNDENGDGCADLGETILYTFSVKNTGNVALTNIIITDPLVTVVGGPIDLIAGEEDTTTFTAVYTITQADVDAGLVENQATAEGIAPNGDVVTDLSDNNSYTEDDPTIVDVCNVVSNPSISLEKTGVFNDEDGNGSANVGETISYTFTVTNTGDVTLYNIVITDPLPGIEIFGGPIAELEPGEVDSTTFTATYTINDQDIGNGEVVNQATVTGEDSEGTIVEDESDDPTDLTNTDNNGDGEPDDPTVVTLPFVLDTTFEIFNGITPNGDGLNDYFQIVGIENWPNNNVKIFNRWGVLVFETNGYGGSDGKQNVFRGISEGRVTVQQNEELPTGTYFYILTFPADNPGKADYTGYLYINR